TCTGGATGAGGTGTTCTATGGTGGCACGGATGACGTCGGCAGCtttctggagggagaggaggatggaaacCGTGACAAAAGTGCATTCTCCAAGTCTCCTCTGAAAAAGAGCGGTTCGTCTCTGTTTGGTAGCCAGGAAGATGTCCTCAcccccatcttcctctctccgGGACCCCCTAAAATCATCGATCCCGCTCTTCTGGATGAGCCCAAGGCTATGGCCTTCCTGTACACAGACTTGTATGAGGAGGCAGTAGGGAgtagggagaaggaagaggatgcAGAGAGCGTGGCTTCTGAAAGGTCCTTCCACAGCCGACAGTCAGACCGAGAGGCCAGGGGCTACCTAGAGAAGTTCGTCCTGAAGGACGAGACACCAGTCGAGGACATGGAACCAGACGAGGAACGTCGCATCAAAGAGGAAAGGCTTCAGAAGTGGTCTGAAAATGCACACAAGCTTCTCTCACAACCCCACGAAGGAGAAACACAAGAAGACATGCCAGAAGCAGAAGAGGAAATAACAGATTTTTTCAGAACGAGCGCCAGCTCCTCTCCTAGCGACGCCGAACCGTTCCCCCCGTTGTTACCGGAGGAAAACGCCACAGAACTGACCAAGGAGGAAGTGAAAGCCGAAGAAaaaagcctcacaaaggccccGGAGGAGCCTCAGCCTCAGGTCCGCGCGTCAGGGGAAACTCTTGTGGAGGAAGGTAAGACACAACCGGCAGATGAGCCACTCAAACCAAGCTCAGAGTCTTCCCCACAAGGGGTCGGTAAGACGAGCGTTCCTGAGGAGCCTGAGATCCCGGCAATCTCACAGAAGTGTATCGCTCCAGGTCAGAAGGGTAAAGACCTCCCTAAAAAGGAAGttccacaaaaacaacaaccacCTTCTCAGATTGACGGCGGCATAACCAATCAGAAGCCCCTGACGCTGGAAGCCCCTCCCAGACGAAAGACCACAGCTCCTAAGGCTACTCTGGACCTAACCCCTCTGTCCCCCGTAGAAACtgcggaggagggagagggggttgaagggaaggagcagagggaggaggaaaaagaaaaagccTCGCCGGCAGAAACCGCtgacgagggagagggggatggagatgaGACGGAAAAGGTGGACGTGTCATCATCGCCCCCTGCCCCTTCCCAAGATGCATTGCTCCCGATAGCAGATAACGACGCTACAGACCAAGGGCAGGTGACTCGGACGTCGGAGACTGAGCCGGTGAAAGATAAGGAAAGCAACCAGGAAACAGAGAACCAAGACACAGCAGAGACTGTGTCTTCTTCtcctgaggaggagaaggttgaGGTGGCCGAGGCTGAGGAACGAAAAGAGGAGAACTGTGACGGAGAACCGGCTGAAGGAGATACTAGATTAGAAACAGCAGAGATCGAATCGGCCGAATCAGCTGAAACAGAGGTTGACCCAGAGAAAGGAGGGGCTGGCGTAACTGAATCAGCTGAAACAGACTCAGGAAATCAATCTGTGGCCTCTAAGGctgagccagacagacagcatgGACGATGTATCATCCTCTAAATATTTTCCGAGAGAAAATTAAGCACAAAATCAAATGAAAATAAGATTAATCGCAATCTAAATTTGGTTTTCTGTTGATCAAGTTTCTTACAGAAAAGCTAACAATAAGTCCTCTGCCAAAACTGCTTCACTCATACGACGCATATGGTACATGTACAAATTTGATCTTGATAActatttgtctgtgtttttatgtTACAATTAAAAATATAATTTCCATCAGTACAATCAACAGCATTCTAACCATATGTCATTGGATGGGTGTTTGTCTCCAATTCTTCTCTGTGCAGAAGGTACTTGACATAGACCTGAAGGTTTATCGTCTCCGTGTGTGTCAATGGTCAGGGGAAGAGGCAATAGGGAAGAATGTGTCCTGAAGGGAAGGCTGCTGGTAGGGGAAATGGAGAGGATCGTTAAAAGCAGAGTAGGCACTCACACCGACAGTCCTGGGAGAGGAAGGCTGGGCTGGTGGTCTCGGCCTTTACATTCGCTTGAGCGTGTTGCTGAAGGTTgctgagagtgagtgagagtgagagtgagagagagagggtgggttggagagagagagagagacagagagctcgTCTTTAAAATAAAGGACAGGCACAAAGGAAGAACTGGGAATAGGcttcagagacagagggaggagaggagagagatcaaataggagaagaggagaggaaaggaggggagaggagaagaggagagagagagagttatgtTGGATCTTAAgatcccccctcctcttgaCTCCATAAAGAGAGTTATAAATAACCCTCTCTGGCTCTGAGCCTGACACAACCACCTTGACCAGCAGACTGCAACTTCTCTCCCACTGTGCATGACATTGAAGGACAGAAGTTGTGAAAATAACCCGTTGCCAAGCAGCAACAGAAGGTTTTAAATATCTCCTCTTAGACTGAAATAAAATATGTATTGTGTTGGTATATTTTATGGTTGGTTTCCCTAAGCCTATTACAAGTATAGCTGCTTTTCTGACTTTCCATTACAATTTTAGTTTGACTACAGTGCCATCTCGCTGTCAGATAAAAGATTAAAAATACTGCTTTACCGTTTAACTCCAGACCAAAAGGGGGcaatatacattcaccatattgGTTACAGTCAAATTCTGAACCCACCCAAATACACGAATGGCAATAGTCTACTACAGTGAGAGATGGAAACAACATGCCATTGTATTTCGGATATTTCATTAAATGACCCTCCTGATTCCGATAAATCTGCTCATTTGTGTGATACCCTGTCCTCGCAACATGTAGAAGTGGACGGATTCCAGGATCTGGCTGCGTTGCCGGTAGAAGTTTGTGAAAGGCGCCCCACATGTCTACGATGCTGGTAAAGCTTTGGTGACCCTACCTGCATTGTGGAGGAGTACTATAGCTTAAAACTAACACTACAATTTGCAATGTCTTTTTTTGTACCTACGCCAGTAGTTAGGAATAACTCCCAACCGAGAGTACGTGTGTAGTTGGTACTTAACTGTACACGGAGCAAACCGGGCTACCGCACCGGAGACATGCAGGAACAAAAATAGAGAAGAGAACACAAACGGCGCATGCGCCAATACAGTTAGAAATAACATGCCAGCCGACTGGCGCTACCTAACCTTTGAAGGCCAGTGGTTTAAAACATTAAGTGTATTTACCGATTCCGTTGTCTGATGATGTGATCAagcttcattcattcattcattcgcCTTTTCCCTCCTGTCAGTCGTCCACAGAAGGTATGCCTTTGCCCGTTCTTGCCAGTACACCCCCTTGAGGTCTCtacatgtctgtacattgtgCAGCACCCGGCCGAGGTAAAATCAAATGTTATCTTCATGGCCATTTTATTAAAGTAGACCATTCTCGCTTTACATGGGAGCTACAATTCTAACGGTTTTtctgtgttttcaggaaagTCGAGTTCTTCGTACAGTCCCCCTGCTTGCTGCCTGTTTGCCTCCTGGGAAATGTAAAGTTTTGATCGGAAGGAGGTTCAGTGAAGAAAGGTtcgtattatttttttaaacacttgTTTAGAGCGTGTATGGCCTGTACTGTACTGGATAGTATTCTCTCACCTCATACACATTAAAATTGTGTTACGCATCTAAACTCTGATTCTGACCtcccacttacacacacacacacacacacactttccccttCAGAAACCCAGATTTGGCAGCAGTGTGCAAGGACAGCAGAACTCTGATTCTGTACCCCGGTCCAGATGCTCAGAATCTGGAGGAGTTGGTTCAGAACCAGGAACACCAAGACCTGGAGACtccaggacacaacgtcatcatCATAGATGGTACCTGGAGCCAGGCCAAAGACATGTTTCTCAGAAACACGATGCTTCACCTGCCTAGACAGGTATGCCTTGACAAATCCGGCGTGTGCCTATTCAAGACTTGAATGTCTGCGCTAGTTTCAGTTGTGGGATTTAGAATAATTGAAAATGTTTGTTCTGGATTAGCGGAAGAGAAAAACGCTTTTCAGATGTGAAGTGAAGAGAGGCGTGAAAAGATTTGCCGCTCAGATGCCAAGAAAGCTTCTaatgcaggggtgtcaaacatacggcccgcgggccggaaccggcccccaaggaggttcgatcaggcccgcaggataatttgaaagtggaaaaaatgcataaaagacatggaattaatatttttaaatcgctgtaattcatggattatccgctaaggggcgcactctttccatcagagtagaagacaagccgcatcactgagacagactgaaaacagcagacggtatcaattaataccttggtctctactagggatgggcgaacgatgccttgtgaagctttggtggtttcttccggattgtgccggcccaaagagccgaactatcggcgctttgaaaatgaacagcgtcatctagcagccgtttaaactggctgaatgaggcgtagtggttgtctccgacggtagactaccctacgttattcaatatttaattaaggctacatgtgttcattttgatctgatattagtgctcacacattaaaatgttgtgatacatccgtaggcctttagaattatgtcattttctcacagtaaaagttaaagaatatcgtacgagattcactggactggggcgcgaacttgggatcccagattcgcattaacaatatgtaaccgtacaacgctttaaccaactacaccaccgaagagatcaatacttgttaaagcggttggacggactttatacgatatggtctttatatcaattaaactagataacacagaagaaagacatgatattttggttatttatagcagagtatggtataattttaatggtccggcccacttgacatctccctaggccgtatgtggcccacgatgcgaaatgagtttgacacccctgttctaATGCATCTCTCTATACTTCTACTTACCTGTGCTACAGaaacaaaagaagaaaatatACGTAAAAAGGCTGTCTATTTATTTAGTGAttttctctccccaggtgcagcTCAGTAAGGCTCTTTCCAGCCAGTATGTCATTCGTACACAACCAACAAATATCTGCCTGTCTACCCTAGAATGTGCTGCTGTTAGCTTATCCATTTTGGAGAGGAACAAGGACATCCAGCAGGTATATCactaactgacctttgtgaagGAATTCCAGAACAGAATGATAACAATACCTGTTATTTGTAATGTGCCTTTCTTACACTTAAAGCACTACAGTAAAAAGTAAAAGGTACAATCATAAAACATAACATACAATAATAAAAACAGACACAATTAAATGAACAACAAAAAAcctgttgaaaaaaaaaaaaagctaatgGGAACTATGTTTTTTTAGTCCAAAGAGAGGGTGGTACAGATTGTCTGCTAGCTGAGTGATTTAGGTATAACCATTTTTCTAAaaagtctccctctcctctgtcaagGTTCTGCTGAAGCCGCTGAATGCTCTCTGCTCCTTCCAGTTGCAGCACGGAGCCCAAGTGCACCACAGTAAGGAACACCTTCTGAGAAATGGCATGTATGACAAGCCTATGCCCAAGAACAAGCGGAAGATTAAGAGGATGGAGAAACTTGTCACTGACCAGAAGGTCTGTCCAAGATGAGGAGGAAATGTCCAGAGCAGGAACAAAGGACCTAATGACTTTCTTGAACGGAATTTGGAATATTTGTTTTAGATAATGAGCAAAAGTGGCACTTTACCATTTTTATTATCTGTGTGTTATCTTTAACCGATTTCATATACACTGCATTGTTTAAAGATCGGTTTGCTGCCCTGACCAAAACAATGAGCATCAATGGTTAGATTGATTGAACTTGGTTTGTTTGTATGAATTAAATAATAAATTATTAATAAAATCATCCGTTTAGCATTCAATTAAACAAACTTCATGAGTGTTACAACTATTACACATTCTATTTTTTACGTATAAGATATATTTATAGACTGAGATCTCCTGCTTCGTCAGAGCGCCGCTGGTGTAGTGGTATCATGCAAGATTCCCATTCTTgcgacccgggttcgattcccgggcgGCGCACGAGTTTTTGGTCATTTGATCCAAGTTCTGAGAGGGCTTTGATACAGATAAGTAGACGGGCATACACGCAAACCGTTGAAACCATCGTGCAAGTATGATCATATTTAGTTTCGCTATCTTATGCAAAACTCGTTCTTTCTATTTGATAAGGCCTAATTTAAATTAGTAGATGCATGCAATCGTTTTGGTCAGCCTGCTCTGAAATGTTCCCTTCTTTTGCGGCTGTTGTAAAGAAAGTGTTTCTACATTATCAATGTCGCCTGGGAAATCGAACGAATCTGTGATGCCAGGGTTCCATCAATGGGCTCATGCGGCCTAAAACAAAGTGATAATGTACAGGTGGGTTTAAATAACTACTGATAATTCATCACTTAATCCTGATTCCTGACATAATATTTTACCTAGCTAACCATCTTCGTGATCACATTTTTATAatctaaaacgtctgaaaagtTTTCGAAATTGAGTTATTAGTTAATTATGAAATCGAGTGTGCCTTTTTGGCCCGGCACTGATTAGACAAAACGAATAGACCTCAAGGTTCCTAAACTGCGCATGCGAAGCCGTGTATCCGCTCCGGTTTCTCCGCCATCTTATGTCGCCTTCCTATTGTTCACAATCGGAGTAAGCTTGGGTGGCGGAGCAAAATACTGCGCAATAAAATAACGTTGGATAGTGTTCAAAGAATATAAGAAACGCAGGGGACCAGAGTGAAAATCCAAGGCCATCATAGAATACCATACTCGTAGATTTTTGTCTCAGGGTTCGGTCTCTCGTTTGGTCGGAAAATATGATGGACGACGAACAACCCAAGACCCTGTATGTATGAACAGCAGTAACattagcagctagctagctaattgcCAACTAGGCTTAGCGAGCTCTACTGGCTATTTCGTTTTATTCTGTCTCTGAGGGCGATTGTTTAGCCGTTTGTGTAGATCTTAAaggtctccgtgtgtgtgttttgttgacaGAACGTAACTAAGATTAGATTGAGTGTTTAACAGGTTACAGTAATGAAGCAAATGTCAGCTAACATACGAAACCTCTCGTTAGCCCGTGTGTTGGAATGGCCACGCAACATTATCCACTGTTGCAGTCAAAAGAACTCTTACGGTGTTGCATAATGTTGGTACTGGCGTGTGTTTCTTGCCCATTAAACGTTGGTTAAGGAATGCATTTTTACACATATGTATTACTGTAGCTGCTAGCCAGCTCCCTCGTGTCACTTGTCAACATTGAGCTAGCTCGCTAGATTGTTGGCTAGCTAGCGAGCATGCTATACAGCGGCATCATGAAACATGTCAGACGTGTCCGTTCTTGATTGAGACAAAGACTAGTGTTTGCTGTAGCTAATTTCCACCACTTCTAGAATACTCAAGATATAGTAGTTTGAGATTTTGTTGTTTAGAATTTTGTCTAAAACGTTTTATTTATAGAGGGTGCCCTTTGGACAAGCATGTTTCATATACAATTATAGGAAGAATGTTGTTGCTATTATTGCTAAACTGCTAGCCAGCGTTTTGTCTCCGCCAGAGTAACAGCGCGCAGGTTCGCTATCATGAACTGCAATGCTCTCCTTGCTCGAAGTAGTTTTCTTTTCTCAGCTGTTTACGAATCTTAGTGTCTGTTCAGCCGTATATCGATGCATCTAACTAGTTCAAGTCATCATGCATTAATCTAAACTAGGCTACATTAACGTGGTTTCATGGCCACATCTGGTCTGCCGTACGCGAAAAGGTGCATGCAGCTAGGTGTCAATGACATTGTTGACTGGCATGTGAGACAATGTATCTCCTGCTACGTTCATAACAGCTATAACTACATGAGGTGCACTGACGTGCCATGTCGATGTGGGCAATCAGGTTATTCGAGTTCGATGATGAGATGAGTAACGTGATGAGCACCTAAACGCCTACACCGGGCTAGTCCTTTATTTAGTTGTTCTTGAAGTGAACTGTAATTTACTGAGCGTCACATCTTGCCAACCAGCTCtaatctgtttgtttgtgtgtgtgtgtgcgcgcaggtATGTGGGGAACCTGTCCCGGGATGTGACAGAAGCCCTTATCATGCAGCTGTTCGGCCAGATCGGACCCTGCAAGAGCTGTAAAATGATAGTAGACGTGAGTTCACAAGTCCTTTCTACCTGTGGATTTAACTGTTCTaaccttttttgtgtgtgtgtgtgggggggggggaagcccaCCGACATTCCCTGTTTGCTCTGTCCACCGTGGTGAAATCTCTTGTCTTTTCCCCCTTCCAGACGGCAGGTAATGACCCATACTGCTTTGTGGAGTTCTACGAGCATAGACACGCTGCCGCCTCACTCGCAGCAATGAACGGTCGTAAAATAATGGGTAAGGTAAGCTATCGTATCTACTGGGTGAGTTGgtcgggggctgggggggggggggggtaagaatCTAATTAAAAGAAGAGGCAACTTCTTGCGACCTGTTGAAATcaacctctgacccccccacaccacaagaCACTGAACAGTTTGGATGGGAGTATGGACTGCGGCAGATGTTCAGCACCCATTCAGTGCCACCGCACAGTAGTAGACTTGTTTTTGAGCCGGGTGCTTCGAAACGGTTGAGGCAATTGGTTGTTTTTTGGCCATGCATTCAATCCGAATGAAGGTTGAATCAGCATATTGTACACAGTCTTGTCTCGTAAATCAAGTAAGTATGATGGAGTTTCCCCTAGGTGTTGTCTGGGGTACACTATCGGTTTCTTATCGGTTGGCGGGAGATTTTAGCAGAAATCGGTCATTTGAACTCTAATGACAAGCTATGATTTCACGTCAGAGGAGACTTTATATTTAGTCACTGATACTAGATCCTTTCGGTTTATAGTTCATTGCATTGTTTAGTACATTCATTTGAAAGAAACTCCATTCCTCTGTAAACTCGACTAATGGTTTCCCTTCTTGCGTGATCATACATGTGAACGCTCACcagtataatatatatatattggatGAGTTATGAAATCAACCCCACAGCCACATTGATGAGTGGTATTACATTTTTCCTCTTATCTTACAAAGTGAAAGCTTGTCACGTGTCTCCATAGGCAGAACGTCATTTTCAGAACAGAAGGCGCAGCCATATAGGTACCTATGGCATCTCTGTAGATTTggcactgttgtgtgtgtgtgtgtgtttagaagtGGCATCCTTTCCCCTGTTCCAAATAATGCTCTTTTACCCCCTCCCTTATACCTGTCTTGTGTTCTTTTGCAAATTCCTTTGCATAAAGAATCCAAATAAGAGAGATTTTCAATAAAGACACATTCAGTTGAAAATATTTTATCCTCAACAGGTAATGAAGGACCATTTGAGGAGTATTACAAGT
The Hypomesus transpacificus isolate Combined female unplaced genomic scaffold, fHypTra1 scaffold_84, whole genome shotgun sequence genome window above contains:
- the si:ch1073-398f15.1 gene encoding cardiomyopathy-associated protein 5, with translation MDTSLSEECVRIDADPQVTMLQGEAISEEEGTEISDEVEDLSNSLREAVHDSTIRPKLQCLMMDPSFSMVTVQGEDSGIQWETTPSRASTPWVSDGRASSLEFCSSPTERSATPGSGVAGRIIFIMDEAKIIRRKRTRERDAGRRSRAGRETPVVDAEDSEGVAARPELVGVSLPNVKGEGEAEEEGAVDPREEKEQRLFRLVSEGSEILNIVVPPKLASVDEEESKAMEDNLSFLEETPVAKPTDIDGDEVFDPCIDVTVPGQAPTEPGGVHSLGVPGGSQVARPDGTDPPGAPVARPPRTGADIDTDYFETFTLMDAEAAPGAPAAVTLEGQEETEKGSGGENQAGKEQDQPRDTSDTQDQSGAVAIFGEEIASDHLDEVFYGGTDDVGSFLEGEEDGNRDKSAFSKSPLKKSGSSLFGSQEDVLTPIFLSPGPPKIIDPALLDEPKAMAFLYTDLYEEAVGSREKEEDAESVASERSFHSRQSDREARGYLEKFVLKDETPVEDMEPDEERRIKEERLQKWSENAHKLLSQPHEGETQEDMPEAEEEITDFFRTSASSSPSDAEPFPPLLPEENATELTKEEVKAEEKSLTKAPEEPQPQVRASGETLVEEGKTQPADEPLKPSSESSPQGVGKTSVPEEPEIPAISQKCIAPGQKGKDLPKKEVPQKQQPPSQIDGGITNQKPLTLEAPPRRKTTAPKATLDLTPLSPVETAEEGEGVEGKEQREEEKEKASPAETADEGEGDGDETEKVDVSSSPPAPSQDALLPIADNDATDQGQVTRTSETEPVKDKESNQETENQDTAETVSSSPEEEKVEVAEAEERKEENCDGEPAEGDTRLETAEIESAESAETEVDPEKGGAGVTESAETDSGNQSVASKAEPDRQHGRCIIL
- the dtwd2 gene encoding tRNA-uridine aminocarboxypropyltransferase 2, translated to METTCHCISDISLNDPPDSDKSAHLCDTLSSQHVEVDGFQDLAALPVEVCERRPTCLRCCRPQKVCLCPFLPVHPLEVSTCLYIVQHPAEESRVLRTVPLLAACLPPGKCKVLIGRRFSEERNPDLAAVCKDSRTLILYPGPDAQNLEELVQNQEHQDLETPGHNVIIIDGTWSQAKDMFLRNTMLHLPRQVQLSKALSSQYVIRTQPTNICLSTLECAAVSLSILERNKDIQQVLLKPLNALCSFQLQHGAQVHHSKEHLLRNGMYDKPMPKNKRKIKRMEKLVTDQKVCPR